gatattattcattaatgAATATCAAAAACAGAACATCAAAAAGttagaagaaaatatagaaaatatgaacagtgCAATTAActctataaatttattaacatcTAAAAAAGGAGATTTCGACCATATCATAATAAACTTAAATGCGTCAAAGGACAAGAATTATAGTCTCATATCAAGAATAAATCTATTAAATTATGAGACAAacgtattaataaaattaaataaaaaaatgaaggaaaaatttagaaatataaatgttgataatgatgaaattattaatttaaaaaaagaaattactaGCAAAATGAATGATAAAATGACCTATATTAAAACTTCTCTACTTAATAATCAAGAAAcgtgtaaattaaaaaaaaaatgttttcatGAATGTTTaacttatttaaaatatttatatgaatttattaagaaatatgaaaataataacgataaattaaatttaagaaaccaaattataaataaagaaagaaattTCCATTTCAGTTATATTCATAAGtataatgaagaaatattaGTTGATGAAAATCATTTAAATGActtcttaatatttattgaaaagTATATCTATGCACTTAACTTTTACCTTCCTACACCtccatttaattataaacaaTTTCTTATAGAAAATCCCAATTTTCATAACATCCCCTTCAATTCTATGGATTATTACCAAACCAATGCATCCAACCAATTGCACGAATTCATTTCTacagaaaatataaacattaaaaatgaacCCATCAAAACTGAAATGGTGCTTCCACATAGCAATGAAAGTTATATTACCGCTGATAGAAATGCTATGAATAATGACAATAGCAATAATTTATCAATGCATTCTTCCaccaaaaatattaacaacaatgatgaagaagaaaCAGTAAATGTAGAACACACAAAAGAACTAAATAAACATTTAGAAAATAGAGAAATTACGAATAAAGGAGAAGACAATGAACTAGATGAGGTCAATCAAAGGGGGGAAGATGATGTATTATCAGGAAATGAAAAGGAGGAGCAGCATGATCATAACATGGAAAGAGACAAAGAGGCGCAGAATACTTCAGAACATAGAATGAAAGAGGGTCATAACTTAGATGTAAAAGAGGAGAGTCATAACGTAGATGTAAAAGAGGAAAATCAAAATGTAGATGTAAAAGAGGAGAATCATAACGTAAATGAAGAAGAGGAGGGTCAAAACGTATATATAGAAGAGGAGAAATATAATTTGGAGGATATAAAAGAGGAGATCCATAATTTGGAAGACGTACAAGAGAAGAGTTACAATTTGGATGATGCAAAAAAGGAGGGTCATAATTTGGATGATGTACAAGAGGAGAGTAATAATTTGGATAATGTAAAAGAGGAGAGTAATAATTTGGATGATGTAAAAGAGGAGGGTCATAATTTGGAAGACGTACAAGAGGAGGGTCATAACTTAGAAGATGAGAAAACAAACAACAGCAACTtgcaaaaagaaatagagcAAGATAATATCTtacaaaatgataaaaaagagGATAATTTGCAAATCGAAAAAGAAGACAACAATTTACACAGCAAAATAGAAGATGACAATACAAACATCGATAAAGAAGATAATAAAGCACATAATGATAGC
This genomic interval from Plasmodium brasilianum strain Bolivian I chromosome 1, whole genome shotgun sequence contains the following:
- a CDS encoding hypothetical protein (conserved Plasmodium protein), translated to MLKKKKKDTNLKEKLKNVVNGMTDKSSEKGQKKTVEKSDDYDIKYLEEKENEIEKISRKIYEENSKIKKINLHHKIIKEELEKKQLIDQTDKKKKNSLDYYQKITVKLQNNINNIEEYTNNITNDINILKSIIDDERNERIIYNNNMKILINEYNTLKKSISNLTLQEKEQASQNEKLKFELNELNKEKDTIEKKHREDFKTLQQKLKEQKILSSEQKIHELIKMKNNIKGRKKSNKTMEHEREVEEDDEEEEEDDTVRQITEKHYGSNSNSGNISDNNSNNNNDNNFESAMNNAYLIEDYEDEKKKKLNAKIVLLKKLCLRILFINEYQKQNIKKLEENIENMNSAINSINLLTSKKGDFDHIIINLNASKDKNYSLISRINLLNYETNVLIKLNKKMKEKFRNINVDNDEIINLKKEITSKMNDKMTYIKTSLLNNQETCKLKKKCFHECLTYLKYLYEFIKKYENNNDKLNLRNQIINKERNFHFSYIHKYNEEILVDENHLNDFLIFIEKYIYALNFYLPTPPFNYKQFLIENPNFHNIPFNSMDYYQTNASNQLHEFISTENINIKNEPIKTEMVLPHSNESYITADRNAMNNDNSNNLSMHSSTKNINNNDEEETVNVEHTKELNKHLENREITNKGEDNELDEVNQRGEDDVLSGNEKEEQHDHNMERDKEAQNTSEHRMKEGHNLDVKEESHNVDVKEENQNVDVKEENHNVNEEEEGQNVYIEEEKYNLEDIKEEIHNLEDVQEKSYNLDDAKKEGHNLDDVQEESNNLDNVKEESNNLDDVKEEGHNLEDVQEEGHNLEDEKTNNSNLQKEIEQDNILQNDKKEDNLQIEKEDNNLHSKIEDDNTNIDKEDNKAHNDSEDDKAHIDNEDSKAQSEEEKSVKTNEGNENYMLSHFSSRNIEYDELKEEIPSELLISKYDSSKNNTTTTN